In the Setaria italica strain Yugu1 chromosome VI, Setaria_italica_v2.0, whole genome shotgun sequence genome, one interval contains:
- the LOC101756540 gene encoding uncharacterized protein LOC101756540, whose protein sequence is MDGGSGLNILYVETLGLMQIPYPRLRSKIAPFHGVILGTRAYPLGQIDLPIMFGDRVNFHTKILTFDVVDFEGYYHAILGHPCYAQFMTVSNYTYLKLKMSGPNGIISVSSPFPHTYTCDRENLEHAIGLANSKELQRLQKEVVPAIPDYNEPTATSAFSPTDEIKVMEVDPVDPTKTVWIETKLPTK, encoded by the coding sequence ATGGACGGGGGCAGTGGTCTCAACATCCTATATGTTGAAACTCTAGGCTTGATGCAAATCCCCTACCCTAGGCTccgatcgaagatcgctcccTTCCACGGTGTGATCCTAGGGACACGGGCCTACCCGCTCGGGCAGATAGACTTGCCCATCATGTTCGGGGACCGTGTGAACTTTCACACGAAGATCCTAACCTTTGATGTGGTAGACTTCGAGGGGTactaccatgccatactcgggcaCCCGTGCTACGCGCAGTTCATGACCGTCTcgaactacacctacctcaagttGAAGATGTCGGGCCCAAATGGCATCATCTCCGTGAGCAGTCCCTTCCCGCACACCTACACATGCGACCGGGAAAACCTCGAGCATGCCATAGGTCTCGCCAACTCCAAGGAGCTCCAAAGGCTCCAAAAGGAGGTAGTCCCGGCCATACCCGACTACAACGAGCCGACCGCCACAAGCGCGTTCAGCCCGACCGACGAGATTAAGGTGATGGAGGTCGACCCAGTCGACCCGACCAAGACCGTGTGGATCGAGACCAAGCTCCCAACCAAATAG
- the LOC101760448 gene encoding putative wall-associated receptor kinase-like 16 → MEVRFLQLGLGLLLLLAAKHDPSLAVPSSQCLAQCGGVEIPYPFGIGDNCSLSSGFNLSCQIHDGVYKALLSGMEVLNISLAQGTIRVLNPISTYCYNLSSGQMEDNHWLLETGGSPYRFSDIHNKFTVIGCNTIAYIYDNTGIGYQSGCVSTCKNLSDLVDGSCSGIGCCQTAIPRNMNYYNVYFNYAFNTSKVWRFSRCSYAVLMEAEAFNFSTKYISTTTFNDTRIGQAPVVMDWAIRNGTMTCEVAKHNMTGTYACLSTNSGCVDSANGLGYLCNCSKGYQGNPYLQGGCQDVDECRSSPCPSSGVCHNTEGGYRCSCRAGRKFNGKRTTCDLDTGLIIGLGIGLGVSSGMLLAFGSPFIIRKIKARKVKKMKEKYFSQNHGLLLQQLLTHKADIGERMIITLEELEKATNNFDKAHVIGGGGHGIVFKGILDLHVVAIKKSKIVVQREIDEFINEVAVLSQVNHRNVVKLLGCCLETEVPLLVYEFISNGTLYHHLHVEGPISLPWDDRMRIAMEVARALSYLHSATSMPIFHRDIKSSNILLDESLVAKVSDFGASRYIPFDNTGITTAVQGTIGYLDPEYYYSGRLTDKSDVFSFGVLLVELLTRKKPFGYQTDDGDGLVSHFVSLLKEGKLVGLIDPQIMEDEVAVVYEVAILAAMCTKLRREDRPTMREAEMRLENILVKKKQIPYTTAPREYNEHNTLVHCMSIERVNKEASRQYTMEDEIVLSANYPR, encoded by the exons ATGGAAGTGCGCTTTCTGCAACTTGGCCTTGGTCTTCTACTTCTGTTGGCAGCAAAGCACGACCCCAGTCTTGCGGTTCCTAGCTCTCAATGCCTGGCGCAGTGTGGCGGTGTTGAGATTCCGTACCCGTTCGGCATCGGTGACAATTGCTCATTGTCAAGCGGCTTCAACCTCAGCTGCCAGATCCACGATGGCGTCTACAAGGCATTGCTCAGTGGCATGGAGGTGCTCAACATTTCCTTGGCTCAAGGCACGATCAGGGTGCTCAACCCCATCTCGACATACTGCTATAACCTCTCCTCCGGTCAGATGGAGGATAATCATTGGTTATTAGAAACAGGAGGTAGCCCGTACCGATTCTCAGACATCCACAACAAGTTTACCGTCATTGGCTGCAACACCATCGCCTATATCTACGACAACACCGGCATCGGTTACCAAAGTGGGTGTGTCTCAACTTGCAAGAATCTGTCAGACCTAGTGGACGGATCCTGCTCCGGAATTGGCTGCTGCCAGACAGCCATACCTAGGAACATGAACTACTACAACGTCTATTTCAATTATGCTTTCAACACAAGCAAAGTTTGGAGGTTCAGCCGTTGCAGCTACGCCGTGCtgatggaggcggaggcgtTCAATTTCAGCACCAAGTACATCAGCACGACCACATTCAATGACACAAGAATTGGGCAAGCGCCAGTGGTGATGGACTGGGCGATAAGAAACGGGACAATGACATGTGAGGTCGCCAAACATAACATGACGGGCACTTATGCATGCCTCAGCACCAACAGCGGGTGCGTGGATTCAGCCAACGGGCTAGGGTACCTGTGCAACTGCTCCAAAGGGTACCAAGGCAACCCGTATCTTCAAGGTGGATGCCAAG ATGTTGATGAGTGTAGAAGCAGCCCATGCCCTTCAAGCGGTGTTTGCCACAACACGGAAGGAGGCTACCGGTGTTCTTGTCGAGCAGGAAGGAAGTTTAATGGGAAAAGAACTACATGCGACCTTGATACTGGCTTAATAATAG GTTTAGGCATCGGGCTAGGAGTCTCTAGTGGCATGCTTCTAGCATTTGGTAGTCCCTTCATAATTCGAAAAATCAAGGCGAggaaggtgaagaagatgaaagaGAAATATTTCAGCCAAAATCATGGCTTACTATTGCAGCAATTGCTAACACATAAGGCAGACATTGGTGAAAGGATGATAATTACTTTAGAAGAGCTAGAGAAGGCCACAAATAATTTTGATAAAGCTCATGTGATTGGTGGTGGAGGGCATGGCATTGTATTTAAAGGAATTTTAGATCTGCATGTTGTGGCAATTAAGAAGTCTAAGATAGTGGTACAAAGAGAAATCGATGAATTCATAAATGAAGTTGCAGTTCTTTCACAAGTAAACCACAGAAATGTGGTGAAGCTCTTAGGATGCTGCCTTGAGACAGAAGTCCCATTACTAGTTTATGAGTTCATTTCAAATGGAACCCTTTATCATCATCTTCATGTTGAAGGACCTATATCACTACCATGGGATGATCGAATGAGGATTGCGATGGAAGTTGCCAGAGCACTATCCTATTTACATTCAGCTACTTCAATGCCAATATTTCATAGAGATATTAAGTCTTCCAACATACTACTTGATGAAAGTTTAGTTGCAAAAGTATCCGACTTTGGAGCTTCTCGATATATACCATTTGACAATACAGGAATCACTACAGCAGTTCAAGGAACAATCGGTTACCTTGATCCAGAATACTATTATAGTGGCCGACTAACTGATAAGAGTGATGTCTTCAGTTTTGGTGTACTTCTTGTAGAACTACTCACAAGAAAGAAACCATTTGGCTATCAGACcgatgatggggatggtctTGTTTCACATTTTGTCTCACTACTCAAGGAAGGCAAACTGGTTGGCCTCATAGACCCTCAAATCATGGAGGATGAAGTTGCAGTAGTTTATGAAGTAGCAATACTAGCGGCAATGTGTACTAAATTGAGGAGAGAAGACCGACCTACAATGAGAGAAGCTGAGATGAGACTTGAAAACATACTAGTTAAGAAGAAGCAGATTCCATATACTACGGCACCAAGGGAATATAATGAGCATAATACTCTGGTTCACTGCATGTCAATTGAAAGGGTTAACAAGGAAGCAAGCAGACAATACACAATGGAAGACGAAATAGTTTTGTCAGCAAACTACCCCCGATGA